The following coding sequences are from one Flavobacteriales bacterium window:
- the rpoN gene encoding RNA polymerase factor sigma-54, whose protein sequence is MLRQNLNQKLLQKLSPQQIQLMKLLQVPVTSLEQRIKDEIEENPALEEGKEEEVLDHDDADEKEDEFDLSDYISDDETPSYKLSAKNTGPDDEDKSIPISVGKSFQEILTSQLGLRKISDEDNTLAQHLIGNLDDDGYIRRELESIVDDIAFALNISTTVEDLERLLKVVQDFDPAGVGARNLQECLVIQIKKKANFDNSQEVKNALDVLENYFDEFTKKHYDKILAKMGLVNDELKDAIDEILKLNPRPGNSLGETQKASQHIIPDFLLKNDEGKLVLTLNSRNAPELHLSRTYSEMLQGLALNKGKRTKTEKEAITFVKQKIDSANWFIDAIKQRQHTLQSTMSAIIDYQKEYFQDGDQTKLRPMILKNIAEIVELDISTISRVANSKYIQTPFGTFLLKTFFSESLSTDSGEDVSTKEVKKILLNFIEIEPKDKPLTDEKLTKILKEKGYNIARRTVAKYREQLNIPVARLRKEL, encoded by the coding sequence ATGTTAAGACAGAACCTCAATCAGAAACTACTTCAAAAATTATCTCCTCAACAAATTCAGTTGATGAAGTTACTTCAGGTTCCTGTCACATCTTTAGAGCAAAGAATTAAAGACGAGATCGAAGAAAACCCAGCTTTAGAGGAGGGTAAAGAAGAAGAGGTATTAGATCATGACGATGCAGATGAGAAAGAAGATGAATTTGATTTATCGGATTATATCTCTGACGATGAGACACCATCTTACAAGCTTTCTGCAAAAAACACAGGTCCGGATGATGAGGATAAATCGATTCCTATTTCTGTAGGGAAGTCGTTTCAAGAAATCCTTACTTCTCAACTCGGACTTCGTAAAATTTCAGATGAAGATAACACCCTTGCACAGCACCTTATTGGGAATTTAGACGACGATGGTTATATCCGTAGAGAGTTAGAATCTATTGTAGATGATATTGCATTCGCGCTAAATATATCCACTACTGTTGAAGATTTAGAAAGACTTTTGAAAGTGGTTCAAGACTTCGATCCTGCTGGAGTAGGTGCCAGAAACTTACAGGAATGTCTAGTAATTCAAATAAAAAAGAAAGCAAATTTTGATAATAGTCAAGAAGTAAAGAATGCTTTAGATGTGCTAGAAAATTACTTCGATGAATTCACGAAGAAGCATTACGACAAAATTCTAGCAAAAATGGGGCTTGTAAACGATGAGCTAAAAGATGCTATAGATGAAATTTTAAAGTTAAATCCACGACCAGGAAATTCTTTAGGTGAAACACAAAAAGCAAGTCAACACATAATCCCAGATTTCCTTCTTAAAAACGACGAAGGCAAATTGGTATTAACACTGAATTCGAGAAATGCGCCTGAACTACACTTGAGTAGAACCTATTCGGAAATGCTTCAAGGCCTTGCTTTAAATAAGGGAAAGAGAACCAAAACGGAAAAAGAAGCCATCACTTTCGTTAAGCAAAAAATAGATTCTGCCAATTGGTTCATCGATGCCATTAAACAAAGACAACATACATTACAGTCTACTATGTCGGCTATTATCGATTACCAAAAAGAATACTTTCAAGATGGAGATCAGACAAAGTTGCGTCCAATGATTTTAAAGAACATCGCCGAAATTGTTGAACTCGATATTTCTACTATCTCACGTGTTGCGAATAGTAAATACATCCAAACTCCATTCGGTACTTTCTTATTAAAGACATTTTTCTCTGAGTCCCTATCTACAGATAGTGGAGAAGATGTTTCTACCAAAGAGGTTAAAAAAATACTTTTGAACTTTATAGAGATCGAGCCAAAAGACAAACCTTTAACAGACGAAAAGCTGACGAAAATTTTAAAGGAAAAGGGTTACAATATTGCACGAAGAACGGTTGCAAAGTATCGCGAGCAACTTAATATCCCGGTAGCTCGATTAAGAAAAGAACTTTAG
- the asnS gene encoding asparagine--tRNA ligase, producing MSIKIRELLKGKQAGKAVTVRGWVRTKRASKNVAFINLNDGSTINNIQIVAETETFDESLLSQITTGACLEVNGKLIQSEGSGQSVELQAVSITVLGVADPEKYPIQPKKHSLEFLREQAHLRFRTNTFSAVFRIRHALTFAIHQYFNDKGFFNLHTPIITGSDAEGAGEMFRVTTLNLKNPPLNDEKEIDYSKDFFSKETNLTVSGQLEAELGAMALGQVYTFGPTFRAENSNTSRHASEFWMIEPEVAFNDINDNQDLAEDFLKSVIKYALEHCADDIAFLEARELDEDKNKKQEERNEMSLTERLNFVADQPFVRITYNEAIKVLQDSKPYKKKKFQFPVEWGVDLASEHERYLVEKKFKCPVIVVDYPAKIKAFYMRMNDDNETVAAMDILFPGIGEIVGGSQREERLDLLQKKIKEFNIPEEELWWYVDTRKYGTAVHSGFGLGFERLIMFVTGMGNIRDVIPFPRTPQNAHF from the coding sequence ATGTCGATAAAAATAAGAGAACTTCTAAAAGGCAAACAAGCCGGAAAAGCAGTCACAGTAAGAGGTTGGGTAAGAACAAAGCGTGCAAGTAAAAACGTTGCGTTCATAAATCTTAACGACGGTTCGACAATAAATAATATTCAAATAGTTGCAGAGACAGAAACATTCGACGAAAGTTTATTGAGTCAAATCACAACTGGTGCTTGTTTAGAGGTAAATGGAAAATTAATTCAAAGTGAAGGAAGCGGACAGTCCGTGGAACTACAAGCTGTTTCAATTACGGTTTTAGGGGTCGCTGACCCTGAGAAGTACCCTATTCAACCAAAAAAACATTCGCTTGAATTCTTAAGAGAACAAGCGCATTTAAGGTTCCGAACAAACACTTTCTCCGCTGTTTTCAGAATTAGACATGCACTAACGTTTGCTATCCACCAGTATTTTAACGACAAAGGATTTTTCAATCTGCACACGCCAATTATTACAGGATCTGATGCGGAAGGTGCGGGTGAGATGTTCAGAGTAACTACGCTTAATTTAAAGAACCCTCCGCTGAATGATGAGAAAGAAATAGATTATTCAAAAGATTTTTTCAGCAAAGAAACTAACCTAACGGTATCTGGACAATTAGAGGCAGAGCTAGGAGCAATGGCACTTGGACAAGTTTACACTTTTGGACCAACTTTTAGAGCAGAGAACTCAAATACTTCTCGTCACGCAAGTGAATTCTGGATGATAGAACCAGAAGTTGCTTTCAACGACATCAACGATAACCAAGATTTAGCGGAAGACTTTTTAAAGTCGGTTATTAAATATGCCTTGGAGCATTGTGCCGACGATATTGCTTTTTTAGAGGCTAGAGAATTAGATGAGGACAAGAACAAAAAGCAAGAAGAACGGAACGAGATGAGTTTAACCGAGCGACTAAACTTTGTTGCTGATCAACCTTTTGTTCGTATTACGTATAATGAAGCAATAAAAGTACTTCAAGATTCTAAGCCGTATAAAAAGAAGAAATTCCAGTTTCCTGTAGAATGGGGAGTTGATTTAGCATCGGAGCACGAACGCTATCTAGTTGAGAAGAAATTTAAATGTCCTGTAATTGTGGTTGACTATCCTGCAAAGATCAAAGCATTCTATATGCGAATGAATGATGACAATGAGACAGTTGCTGCCATGGATATTTTATTCCCAGGAATTGGAGAAATTGTGGGTGGGTCTCAACGTGAGGAACGTCTTGATTTACTGCAGAAAAAGATCAAAGAATTTAATATTCCAGAAGAAGAATTATGGTGGTACGTAGACACCAGAAAGTACGGTACGGCAGTGCATAGCGGTTTTGGCCTGGGATTTGAGAGGTTGATCATGTTTGTGACAGGAATGGGTAACATTCGAGATGTTATTCCGTTTCCTAGAACACCACAGAACGCTCACTTTTAA